CCGCACGACCGCTTCGTCGCCGACCTGCCGACCTATCCGTTCCAGCGGCGGCGCTTCTGGGTGGACGAGCCGGTACCCGGCGGTCCGGCCGTGGCCGGCGCGCCCGAGCCGACCGGCGACGGCGCGCCCGACGTCGCCGACCGGACGGCCGTGCACGACTATCTGGCGGCGCGGCTGCGGGAGGTGCTCGACGCCGACGAGCTCGACGAGCAGCGTTCGTTCCTGGACAGCGGCGGGGACTCGTTCGCCTCGGTGCTGTTCGTGCAGCGGGTCGAGCAGGCCTACGAGGTCGGCCTGCGCCCCGAGGACCTGCCGCTCGACCTGCCGCTGGCCGAGTTCCTCGGACGGCTGGCCGCCGGTGTCGTCCGGCGCACCGGGACAGCGTCGTGACGAGCCTGTTCGTGCGGCCCCGCCGGGTGGCCGACCCGGAACTCACCCTGGTCGTCTTTCACCACGCGGGCGGCTCGGCGGCCGGGTACCACCCGCTGACCCGGTGGCTGCCGGAGCGCTGGGACCTGCTGATCCTGGACATGCCGGGGCGCGGCAAACGCGTTGGCGAGCGCCTGCCGGACACGCCGGCCGGGTTCTACGCCGGGCTGCGCCGCGACATCCTCGGCCTGTCCGGCACCGGGCCGTACGCGCTGTTCGGGCACAGCCTCGGCGCCGTGGTCGCGGTGGAGGCGGCGTACGCGCTGCGGGAGCGCGGCACCCCGCCGGTCTGGGTGGGAGTCTCCGGACGTCTCCCGCCGGGCCGGTCCCTGGCGGCCCCCGGCCTCGCCGCGGACATGCCGGACGACCGGCTGCTGCGGGCGCTGCACGCCCTCGGCGGCCTGCCCGACGGCCTGGCCGCCGCGCCCGCCTTCCAGCAGCGGTTTCTCGAGCTGCTTCGCCACGACCTGCGGGTCCTGGCCGGGCACCGGCCAGACCCGGCGCGCGGGCCCCTGCCGGTGCCGCTGACCGTCTTCGGGAGCACGGAGGACCCGCTGACCCCGGTTCCGGAGCTCGCCGGCTGGGCGGCGATGACGACCGCACCGGTCCGGCAGCGGATCTTCCAGGGCGGCCACTTCCCCTTCCGCCGCGACGGCTTCCGGGAACTCGGGGCGGCGATCACCGCCGAGATCCGCGCGCTTTCGCTGACCGACGGGAGATGAGCAGTCCCATGACCATCGATCCGACACTCGGCACGCCCCCGGCCACCGACCTGCGCCTGCTGATGGCGTCGTTCCCGACCGGGGTCAGCGTGGTGACCGCGCTGGGGGAGCCAGCCGTTCCCCGCGGCATGACCTGCACGTCGCTGTGCAGCGTGTCGCTGGACCCGCCGGTGCTGCTGGTCTGCCTGCGCTCGGACAGCCCGACCCGGGAGGCGGTGGCGGGCAGCAGCCGGTTCGCGGTGAACCTGCTGCACGCCCGGTCGCAGCAGGTGGCTCGCATGTTCGCCTCCGGCCGGGCCGACCGCTTCGACCTCATCCAGTGGCGCCACGGCGCCGAGGCGGCCGGGCCGCACCTGGTGGCGGACGCGCACACGGTCGCCGACTGCTCGGTCCTGGCCACCCACGTCGTCGGGACCCACACGGTGGTCATGGGCCGGGTCGAGCGGGTCACCGCGCTGCGCGAACAAAACCCGCTGCTGTACGGCCTGCGCCGCTACGCCACCTGGCCCGAC
This window of the Actinoplanes oblitus genome carries:
- a CDS encoding flavin reductase family protein, which encodes MTIDPTLGTPPATDLRLLMASFPTGVSVVTALGEPAVPRGMTCTSLCSVSLDPPVLLVCLRSDSPTREAVAGSSRFAVNLLHARSQQVARMFASGRADRFDLIQWRHGAEAAGPHLVADAHTVADCSVLATHVVGTHTVVMGRVERVTALREQNPLLYGLRRYATWPDAPEPA
- a CDS encoding thioesterase II family protein, whose product is MTSLFVRPRRVADPELTLVVFHHAGGSAAGYHPLTRWLPERWDLLILDMPGRGKRVGERLPDTPAGFYAGLRRDILGLSGTGPYALFGHSLGAVVAVEAAYALRERGTPPVWVGVSGRLPPGRSLAAPGLAADMPDDRLLRALHALGGLPDGLAAAPAFQQRFLELLRHDLRVLAGHRPDPARGPLPVPLTVFGSTEDPLTPVPELAGWAAMTTAPVRQRIFQGGHFPFRRDGFRELGAAITAEIRALSLTDGR